The following coding sequences lie in one Alosa sapidissima isolate fAloSap1 chromosome 15, fAloSap1.pri, whole genome shotgun sequence genomic window:
- the LOC121683928 gene encoding gastrula zinc finger protein XlCGF57.1-like isoform X2, producing MSTCVAYTTGGRRRTEVKTQLTSILELLAKEAVDKICRLVSEGLCCSPVESETLKGNVEQMGQRLWMELIKSNRHEAYQQSSESCRQIHSTGQQRKEDAFDLHESDVGGCSAMEEPGAGKSAEEKDWIRHEEVEQLTEVVIKEEGFKDNPEEADTDGAHEKLLSILSPVISSERPNVVTGEQAKKTSKQLKPSKSTDTTISCKAGKQYCKHCGQSFTNLVYLRAHEAVHKIDLPFSCTCCGKGFIQKCSLKKHQLIHTADQLQSCSVYSTTFTEKLCLKKHMKSHCNQKSLCCSLCSKSFSSLYTLKKHQVVHTGEKAYCCGTCGKAFNNAGNLSRHLRIHTGEKPFCCHTCGKSFNQLDTLKTHQRIHTGERPHSCKTCGKKFVKRSGLKSHMHIHLDSEESCVESLKGHVKMHAGSMPCECSICGQQLSSVSALWTHQQLHDGDELHNCDVCGKNFKSSRKLKTHKRIHTGEKPFSCEICRKTFTQQSSLKTHQSVHTGEKPFSCDVCGKSFGNLGNLNRHKRIHTGEKPFSCSICGKSFNQTNSLKAHLQVHTMEKPYMCDRCGKNFSYLRNLKEHKCIYE from the exons ACTCAGCTGACCTCTATCTTGGAATTGCTGGCAAAGGAAGCAGTGGACAAAATTTGTAGACTTGTAAGTGAAGGCCTGTGTTGCAGTCCGGTGGAGAGTGAGACCTTGAAGGGAAATGTTGAACAAATGGGTCAAAGGCTTTGGATGGAACTCATAAAAAGTAACAGGCATGAAGCATATCAACAGAGTTCAGAGAGCTGCAGACAAATTCACTCCACTGGCCAACAAAGAA AAGAGGATGCCTTTGATTTACATGAATCAGATGTAGGAGGATGTTCTGCCATGGAAGAACCAGGTGCTGGAAAAAGTGCAGAAGAAAAAGATTGGATCAGGCATGAAGAG GTAGAGCAACTGACTGAGGTTGTGATAAAGGAAGAAGGGTTTAAGGACAATCCAGAAGAGGCTGATACTGATGGAGCACATGAAAAACTGCTCTCCATCTTGTCACCAGTCATATCCTCAGAGAGACCAAATGTAGTCACTGGTGAGCAAGCAAAGAAGACATCAAAGCAGCTGAAACCCTCAAAGAGCACAGATACCACGATCTCTTGTAAAGCAGGAAAACAGTACTGCAAACACTGTGGGCAGAGTTTCACTAACTTGGTGTATCTTAGAGCGCATGAAGCAGTGCATAAGATTGATCTGCCATTTTCCTGCACGTGTTGTGGAAAAGGCTTCATACAGAAGTGCAGTTTGAAAAAGCATCAGCTCATTCACACTGCAGACCAATTACAGTCTTGCAGTGTGTATAGCACAACATTTACAGAGAAATTATGTCTTAAAAAGCATATGAAATCTCATTGTAATCAAAAAAGCTTATGCTGTAGTTTGTGCTCTAAATCCTTCAGCAGTTTGTACACCCTGAAGAAACACCAGGTGGTTCATACAGGAGAGAAGGCGTACTGCTGTGGCACCTGTGGCAAGGCCTTCAACAATGCTGGAAACCTGTCACGTCACCTTCGCATACATACTGGCGAGAAGCCATTCTGCTGCCACACCTGTGGAAAGAGCTTCAATCAGTTGGACACTCTGAAGACCCATCAGCGtatacacacaggagagagaccaCATAGCTGTAAGACATGTGGGAAAAAATTTGTCAAGAGGAGTGGGCTCAAAAGTCATATGCACATTCATTTGGATAGTGAAGAGAGCTGTGTAGAGTCCTTAAAAGGGCATGTAAAAATGCATGCTGGGAGTATGCCCTGTGAGTGCTCCATCTGTGGACAACAACTGAGTTCTGTTAGTGCTCTGTGGACACACCAGCAGCTTCATGACGGTGACGAACTGCACAACTGTGATGTCTGTGGAAAGAATTTTAAATCATCCCGCAAACTGAAAACCCACAAGAGGATccacacaggagagaagcctTTCAGCTGTGAGATATGTAGAAAGACATTCACTCAACAAAGCAGTCTGAAGACACACCAGAGTGTTCACACTGGGGAAAAACCTTTcagctgtgatgtgtgtgggaaGAGCTTTGGTAATCTGGGCAACCTTAACCGACACAAGCGCATTCATACAGGAGAGAAGCCATTCAGCTGCAGTATATGTGGGAAAAGTTTTAATCAGACAAACAGCCTGAAGGCTCACCTCCAGGTGCACACAATGGAGAAGCCATATATGTGTGATAGATGTGGAAAAAACTTTTCTTACCTGAGGAATCTTAAAGAACACAAATGTATCTATGAATGA
- the LOC121683928 gene encoding gastrula zinc finger protein XlCGF57.1-like isoform X1 produces the protein MLHLYSGIKCIMEIVVTTTLSEMKKIIEHSNGTLQAPETETCNVNVKAKSPNNLILTQLTSILELLAKEAVDKICRLVSEGLCCSPVESETLKGNVEQMGQRLWMELIKSNRHEAYQQSSESCRQIHSTGQQRKEDAFDLHESDVGGCSAMEEPGAGKSAEEKDWIRHEEVEQLTEVVIKEEGFKDNPEEADTDGAHEKLLSILSPVISSERPNVVTGEQAKKTSKQLKPSKSTDTTISCKAGKQYCKHCGQSFTNLVYLRAHEAVHKIDLPFSCTCCGKGFIQKCSLKKHQLIHTADQLQSCSVYSTTFTEKLCLKKHMKSHCNQKSLCCSLCSKSFSSLYTLKKHQVVHTGEKAYCCGTCGKAFNNAGNLSRHLRIHTGEKPFCCHTCGKSFNQLDTLKTHQRIHTGERPHSCKTCGKKFVKRSGLKSHMHIHLDSEESCVESLKGHVKMHAGSMPCECSICGQQLSSVSALWTHQQLHDGDELHNCDVCGKNFKSSRKLKTHKRIHTGEKPFSCEICRKTFTQQSSLKTHQSVHTGEKPFSCDVCGKSFGNLGNLNRHKRIHTGEKPFSCSICGKSFNQTNSLKAHLQVHTMEKPYMCDRCGKNFSYLRNLKEHKCIYE, from the exons ACTCAGCTGACCTCTATCTTGGAATTGCTGGCAAAGGAAGCAGTGGACAAAATTTGTAGACTTGTAAGTGAAGGCCTGTGTTGCAGTCCGGTGGAGAGTGAGACCTTGAAGGGAAATGTTGAACAAATGGGTCAAAGGCTTTGGATGGAACTCATAAAAAGTAACAGGCATGAAGCATATCAACAGAGTTCAGAGAGCTGCAGACAAATTCACTCCACTGGCCAACAAAGAA AAGAGGATGCCTTTGATTTACATGAATCAGATGTAGGAGGATGTTCTGCCATGGAAGAACCAGGTGCTGGAAAAAGTGCAGAAGAAAAAGATTGGATCAGGCATGAAGAG GTAGAGCAACTGACTGAGGTTGTGATAAAGGAAGAAGGGTTTAAGGACAATCCAGAAGAGGCTGATACTGATGGAGCACATGAAAAACTGCTCTCCATCTTGTCACCAGTCATATCCTCAGAGAGACCAAATGTAGTCACTGGTGAGCAAGCAAAGAAGACATCAAAGCAGCTGAAACCCTCAAAGAGCACAGATACCACGATCTCTTGTAAAGCAGGAAAACAGTACTGCAAACACTGTGGGCAGAGTTTCACTAACTTGGTGTATCTTAGAGCGCATGAAGCAGTGCATAAGATTGATCTGCCATTTTCCTGCACGTGTTGTGGAAAAGGCTTCATACAGAAGTGCAGTTTGAAAAAGCATCAGCTCATTCACACTGCAGACCAATTACAGTCTTGCAGTGTGTATAGCACAACATTTACAGAGAAATTATGTCTTAAAAAGCATATGAAATCTCATTGTAATCAAAAAAGCTTATGCTGTAGTTTGTGCTCTAAATCCTTCAGCAGTTTGTACACCCTGAAGAAACACCAGGTGGTTCATACAGGAGAGAAGGCGTACTGCTGTGGCACCTGTGGCAAGGCCTTCAACAATGCTGGAAACCTGTCACGTCACCTTCGCATACATACTGGCGAGAAGCCATTCTGCTGCCACACCTGTGGAAAGAGCTTCAATCAGTTGGACACTCTGAAGACCCATCAGCGtatacacacaggagagagaccaCATAGCTGTAAGACATGTGGGAAAAAATTTGTCAAGAGGAGTGGGCTCAAAAGTCATATGCACATTCATTTGGATAGTGAAGAGAGCTGTGTAGAGTCCTTAAAAGGGCATGTAAAAATGCATGCTGGGAGTATGCCCTGTGAGTGCTCCATCTGTGGACAACAACTGAGTTCTGTTAGTGCTCTGTGGACACACCAGCAGCTTCATGACGGTGACGAACTGCACAACTGTGATGTCTGTGGAAAGAATTTTAAATCATCCCGCAAACTGAAAACCCACAAGAGGATccacacaggagagaagcctTTCAGCTGTGAGATATGTAGAAAGACATTCACTCAACAAAGCAGTCTGAAGACACACCAGAGTGTTCACACTGGGGAAAAACCTTTcagctgtgatgtgtgtgggaaGAGCTTTGGTAATCTGGGCAACCTTAACCGACACAAGCGCATTCATACAGGAGAGAAGCCATTCAGCTGCAGTATATGTGGGAAAAGTTTTAATCAGACAAACAGCCTGAAGGCTCACCTCCAGGTGCACACAATGGAGAAGCCATATATGTGTGATAGATGTGGAAAAAACTTTTCTTACCTGAGGAATCTTAAAGAACACAAATGTATCTATGAATGA
- the LOC121683928 gene encoding gastrula zinc finger protein XlCGF57.1-like isoform X3: MMFLRLVEQLTEVVIKEEGFKDNPEEADTDGAHEKLLSILSPVISSERPNVVTGEQAKKTSKQLKPSKSTDTTISCKAGKQYCKHCGQSFTNLVYLRAHEAVHKIDLPFSCTCCGKGFIQKCSLKKHQLIHTADQLQSCSVYSTTFTEKLCLKKHMKSHCNQKSLCCSLCSKSFSSLYTLKKHQVVHTGEKAYCCGTCGKAFNNAGNLSRHLRIHTGEKPFCCHTCGKSFNQLDTLKTHQRIHTGERPHSCKTCGKKFVKRSGLKSHMHIHLDSEESCVESLKGHVKMHAGSMPCECSICGQQLSSVSALWTHQQLHDGDELHNCDVCGKNFKSSRKLKTHKRIHTGEKPFSCEICRKTFTQQSSLKTHQSVHTGEKPFSCDVCGKSFGNLGNLNRHKRIHTGEKPFSCSICGKSFNQTNSLKAHLQVHTMEKPYMCDRCGKNFSYLRNLKEHKCIYE; the protein is encoded by the exons ATGATGTTTCTCAGACTG GTAGAGCAACTGACTGAGGTTGTGATAAAGGAAGAAGGGTTTAAGGACAATCCAGAAGAGGCTGATACTGATGGAGCACATGAAAAACTGCTCTCCATCTTGTCACCAGTCATATCCTCAGAGAGACCAAATGTAGTCACTGGTGAGCAAGCAAAGAAGACATCAAAGCAGCTGAAACCCTCAAAGAGCACAGATACCACGATCTCTTGTAAAGCAGGAAAACAGTACTGCAAACACTGTGGGCAGAGTTTCACTAACTTGGTGTATCTTAGAGCGCATGAAGCAGTGCATAAGATTGATCTGCCATTTTCCTGCACGTGTTGTGGAAAAGGCTTCATACAGAAGTGCAGTTTGAAAAAGCATCAGCTCATTCACACTGCAGACCAATTACAGTCTTGCAGTGTGTATAGCACAACATTTACAGAGAAATTATGTCTTAAAAAGCATATGAAATCTCATTGTAATCAAAAAAGCTTATGCTGTAGTTTGTGCTCTAAATCCTTCAGCAGTTTGTACACCCTGAAGAAACACCAGGTGGTTCATACAGGAGAGAAGGCGTACTGCTGTGGCACCTGTGGCAAGGCCTTCAACAATGCTGGAAACCTGTCACGTCACCTTCGCATACATACTGGCGAGAAGCCATTCTGCTGCCACACCTGTGGAAAGAGCTTCAATCAGTTGGACACTCTGAAGACCCATCAGCGtatacacacaggagagagaccaCATAGCTGTAAGACATGTGGGAAAAAATTTGTCAAGAGGAGTGGGCTCAAAAGTCATATGCACATTCATTTGGATAGTGAAGAGAGCTGTGTAGAGTCCTTAAAAGGGCATGTAAAAATGCATGCTGGGAGTATGCCCTGTGAGTGCTCCATCTGTGGACAACAACTGAGTTCTGTTAGTGCTCTGTGGACACACCAGCAGCTTCATGACGGTGACGAACTGCACAACTGTGATGTCTGTGGAAAGAATTTTAAATCATCCCGCAAACTGAAAACCCACAAGAGGATccacacaggagagaagcctTTCAGCTGTGAGATATGTAGAAAGACATTCACTCAACAAAGCAGTCTGAAGACACACCAGAGTGTTCACACTGGGGAAAAACCTTTcagctgtgatgtgtgtgggaaGAGCTTTGGTAATCTGGGCAACCTTAACCGACACAAGCGCATTCATACAGGAGAGAAGCCATTCAGCTGCAGTATATGTGGGAAAAGTTTTAATCAGACAAACAGCCTGAAGGCTCACCTCCAGGTGCACACAATGGAGAAGCCATATATGTGTGATAGATGTGGAAAAAACTTTTCTTACCTGAGGAATCTTAAAGAACACAAATGTATCTATGAATGA